Genomic segment of Methanobacterium spitsbergense:
CAAAATCTCGGGAGATAAAATATCTGGAAGAATGATACGAAGAGAAATACTTGAAAATAATATGGAAATACCTGAAAGTATTGGAATACTGCTTCCAGATTCAACTATCCAGATACTTGAAGAAGAAATAAAAAAAGGAAATGTTCCTGGTGAAAGGAACCTTAAAGATCTTTCTAAACGCCTGAATACTTATTCTCGAGCTAATCTGAATAATATAGCACATATGAATGCTGATGCTGTGAATGCTATTGTTGCAGGCCGCAGTTATAAACGTGAAGACCAAATATGGGCTTCATTCAGAATGGCAGGTTATGGGCCTGTGCTTACCCGGTTAGCTGTTAGTGCTGCTGAAGAAGATGTAACCCGTAGAGAAGTGTTTAATTTAATTAAAAAGTATGAAAATAATGGAATAATTCCACAGGACATGAGTGTGGAACAAGTAATTGAAAGGGCTTGGTATGTATCTTCTAAATCAAGTGAAGGTAACTCTTCATCTGATGCTCATAAAATGTTCAGAAATGGAGATAGGGGTTCTGATAAAGCTTTATACTCCTTTGATGCCGGGATGCATCTTCGAAGTTTTGAAGCAGAATCTCTGAAAAGTGGATTAGAAACACTGTTTTATGTTGATAAAAATGAGAGGCTTTGTTGTGAAATGCGTACTGAAGATCGTAAAATAAAAAGTCCACTTAAATTACCTGCACAACAAGTAACTTATCTTCGTCTTTTAATAGATTCCCATTTCATACCGCTTAGGGGAGAAATTATTGAAAAAGAAGAAGGATGGAGAGTTAGGATATTCGTAGGAGATGAAGGTTTAATTAATGATAATATGACCAAAAATTAATCAACTTTGTAGGAATAAAATAGATATGGTAATGATTTACACCATAAAATTCTTTATTTATTCTCCAGAAGAGATTCTACTTTTATAATTATCCTGTTTATAATAACTTCTTTTAAGACCTTTAATATATCTAGATGCCCAAAGGTATGCTATTCCACATCCGAAAGCCCCTCCTATTACTATTCCCCACCATATTCCATATACGCCTAAACCCAAAGTAAATGCCATTAAATAGGCAAATACTGAAATGAATAAAACTTCTCTGATTACAGTAAGAATTAATGAGGTTAATCCTTTTCCCATTCCCTGGAATACCGAACTTGCAGAAATTCCTAGAGGAACTACAATTAAGAAAAGGCACATAACCTGTAGAAATGCTGCTATTGATGGTGCCATGAATGCGCTTTCAGGTGAATATGCAAAGATACTAGCTATACTTGAAGCGAATACATAGATTATCAGACCGGTTATTGATGCAATTCCAATTGCCAATTTAGATGAGTAGTTAAGAGCGATGGAAATATTATCATACTTTCGTGACCCATATGCTGCACCTGCAATTGTGATTGCAGCAGTTCCTATTCCAATAGCAGGTATCATGGCTATCATTACAACTCTCCAACCTGCAGTATAAACTGCTACAGCATCTGTTCCTCCGGTCATAACCAGCATTATATTAACAAAAATTCCTAATATGGACATTACAAAGAATTCAGCACTTGCAGGTAATCCAACACCCAGAATATCTTTTATAACATTCCAGCTTGCATGGAAATCTTTTCTGGATAACGATACATATGTATCCCGTTTTAAGAGCAACCAGTAAAGAATTAAAGCCGATGAAATCGTTGCAGATATTATAGTTGCAATTGCTGCACCTGAAACTCCTAATCCAAAGTAGTATATGAAAATTGGATCAAGAATTATGTTAATAATAGCAGTGGCAGCCATTGCATACATTGGTCTCTTAACATCCCCTTCTGCCCTGAGTATACCTGAAGCAACGCTTGAAAATATCAGGAAGATTAATCCCCCAAAGACAATTTGTCCATATTGTATTGCTAGGTTGAGTGATTCGCCAGCACCCATTGCCAGAAGTATATCCTTAAGAAAGATCAATACAAATACTGTTAACATAGATGAAAGGATCAGTGTAAGGATTAAGGAGTGTATTGCAGCATTATCCGAACCTTTTTTGTTATTTGCACCTATACATCGCGATATTAATGAATTTGCACCGGCACCAAGACCGTTTCCTAACCCTATTACCATCATAAATAGTGGTGTGATAAATCCTAATGCTGCCAGAGAGTTTGGTCCAAGTCCCGCAACCCATATGCTGTCTGCCAGATTGTAAGCCATCATAAGAAGCATTGAAATTATCATTGGGATAGAAAGAGCACGTATTGCCTTTTTTGGATCTCCTGTGATCATTGATACTCGTTTATCCACGCCCCCCAGGGATATTTCATTATTAGAATTATTCATTTTTTATTTTCTCCATTTCTATTTACTTTTTCCAAGCTATTGATAGCTAGGATTTTTAAAATTTCAAATAATCTACCGTATTCCTCTTCAGAGAACTTTGAACAAATAGAATTTTCCCATTCTTGTTCAATATTTGTTATCTTGGGAACGGTCCTCTTTCCCTTATCAGTTAAATAAATAAAGTATCTTCTGCGGTTTTTTAAATCCACTTTCCTGAAAAGATAGTTTTTATCTTCAAGTTTCCTTAAAGCACGAGCAACAGTTCCTTTATCAATGTGAAAATGTGCTGCTAACTCTTCTTGAGTGATACCCTCTTCATTTGAGAGCACCATTATAAATGGGAATTGACCGGGAGTAATATCCATATCTCCCACCCTATCGTTAAGGTACATCATTCTTGTTCTATGTATCATAGACACAATAAGTCCAAGTGGAATCTTGGAATTATTAATTTTAAGTAACTTTTCAGCTTTGTACATATTAAAATACTCCTATATTAATAAAAAATTCAATACTAGATTAGAAAAGATATCAATTTTATTACATTTTTTATAAAAGTTGCATATTCAAATAATGTATAAAAAAAGTTCATTTAGACATTACTAACGATTATTTTAAAAATTTAGTATCAATTAAACTCATATTATTAGATAGTATATTACATCATATAAATGTTGCCTATGCAACAATTGTTTATGCAACGATACATTTATTTTCATAAACAACATTTAAAATAAAAATTAAAGAGTCCAAATGCTTAATAATATAATTTAAGTCAGTAAATTATTATTCAACTTCCCTATGCTCAACTTCGGGACATGTCCAATCTCTGCAGAAACTCATTACCATCCTACCCTTATCTGTGGTAATATAAAGTCTCCAACAATCACCATTATAGGGTTTGAATTTGATGTCAACTATTTTTTTACCAACCAGTTTACCAAGAGCTTCATTACACTCCTTTGTACGTTCTTCCACCTTCATGGATAGTTCCCCTCTACTTACATTAACTTTTTCAAGAGCTAATATTGTTCTATGTTTTTTCTATAATTTATAAATTCTTAAAAAATTTAAATTTGAAATAGTAAATGGATATATCCCATTAAAATAAGCCTAATCTTCAGATAAGAGATTAAATACTTCGATATAATTATCAGGTCTATTTTCATGCCTTTTAATATTTTTACTCAAATTTCTGAAGAATTCTGCAGTTGCCTTACTCATAATAGGATTCTGTTTTTCCGAAAGCATTTCAACTACTTCGATCATTTCTTCTGAACGCCTTTCAGCATGAAATGCAGCAGATATTATCCTTGAAATAGATGAATCTGTAAAATCCTGTCCTTCTGTTTCTGAAATGTAATTAAGAACTTCCTTATCTATACCCATTTTATAAGCATGATAAATTGACTCAAAAAGTAATGCAGAAACGCCCTTGGTATAGGCACTTCTAAGAAGTTTTATTCCTGAAGCTTGACCATTTTCATCCCCAACAACTGTAATATTCATCCCATAATCTTCTAATTCTGCAAAAGCCTCTGCAAAAGCACCTGAAGCTATTACCTTCACATTAATTCCATTTTTCAAAACAGAACCAATTATAGCCGCATCAACTGTTTTTCCATTTTTTATCATTCCCAAAGTCTTCCTAACAGTTTTTGGAGAAACATTGTTCATATCTACATAGATACCCTTAGAATATTTCCCAACCATCTCAGCAACATCAATAGCATTTGAAGGTACAACTGAAGATATGAGAATATCCGACCTTTCTGCCAGCATTCTATACGAGTTGTATAACTTCACTTTAGTTTTTTTGGCCATTTCCTTTGTTCTGGTACCTCTACCTAAAATACAAGTATAAACATCGGCACCATTTTCCATAAGACCCTGAGATAAGGTTGATGCAACCTCTCCAAATCCAATAAATCCAACTTTCATAATAACCACTTTTAACCATTTAATTTTGTACAATTCCTAAATTTACAATCCCAAATATCCACTTAACAGATAAACACCTGCAATTGTGATTATAATTCCTGAAAAGATTCTTATTTCATTAGAATACTTCATTATACGATTAAAAGGTAATTTAGATGCCAAAAATGCCATTAGTAACAATGATATTGAAAATCCAACTGCAAATAACAACATATTTTCTATACTGTAAATCCAGTTACCTGTAGCTGCACTGTAAGCTGCTACAGCAACTATATATGGACCATAACAAGGTGACCAAGCAAGGGAAGTTAAAATTCCAATTAAGAATGATCCTGCAGTTTCATTTTTGGGATTAGGTTTGTATGAGTAATTGAAAATATTTCTGTTCACAATAAAATATATTCCCAATACAATTATAAGAATTGCAGCAATCAACCGGAAATAATAGATGTAATGGTTTATAGCAACAGTAAAAATTGCGGTTGAAACAGTTAAAACTGCAAAAACTATGTAAAAACCTATTATAAATGCAAGAATATCCTTAGTTTTACGGTTTAAAATTGAATGACCAACTACTATTGGTATCAATGGAAGAACACATGGAGAAACAACTGATACTAGTCCGGCTGAAAATGAGAATAAAAATCCAATATACATTTAATATTCACCTCAGATTACATTTAAAAGTTCTGTAGCTGATACAAATCCTGTCTGCCTTTTAATTTCATTTCCATTTGAATCTAATATAAGAAGTGTTGGATAACCGTACACTTTGTATTTGGAGGTGATATCGGGATACATATCCCCATTTATTTTTACAAGAACATATTTCTGATCAAATTTCTCTTTAACCTTCTGGTCTGTAAATGTTTCTTTATTAAGTTCTTTGCAGTAACCACACCAGTCAGCATAAAAATCAATGAAAACTAGTTTATTTGATTTTTGAGACTCTTTTAAAGCAGAATTTAGATCAGTATTCCACTGGAGATTTATTTGATCATTTTGATTTTGTAGCTGTTTAGAATTATTCTGTCCTTGAAAACTTGAAATTGTAAATATAATACCTACACATACCACAACAACTACAAATACAAGTAATATTTTTTTCAAATAGTCCATGATCTGCTTATATAATCATAGTATAACTATTTTGCTAAAAGTTGTTAACTTTCTAATTAATCTGTATCAAAATTTAAGAATTGTTAAAGTTAAGATTTATTGCTTAACATTAAAACAATATTATCTCCAAGATCAACACCTATATCCCTTGCTACTGGCCTGCATTTAGCATTTAGTAGGCAAAAGACGGGTTTCATCTTCAGATCCATTTCACCTAAACCTTCATAATTTCCCAATCCCTTGGCTATAACCATGTCAGATTCATGGAATAATTTCATAAACTCTGCAGACACATCCTGTTCTATCACTCCAATTGAATCTGTACCTGTTGTTGTGAGTTTGGCTAAATCATTTAAACCTATTTTTAGAGCATCCTCAATACATGCGTCATTTAATATAGGTTTTTCTTTAAGGGCAACTGTAACTTCAACATCATATTCTACTAGTTTTTCTATGAGAATCTTATCAAAAACAATTTCTCCTATGTTATCTGCAAGATAAAGAACGGTTTTACATTTATTTAATTCACTTTCAAGCTCTTTTGAATGGTCTAAAGTAGGATTTTTCCCCATAGTTTTAATTATCAAAGATTCCATGTCCGTATCCAATCCAAGAGCACCAAAATCAATGACATTACCTGCTATTGCAACTTTAATACAACTTTTTAGATCTTTTTCTTCCCCTAGAATTTTTTCCACTTTTGGAAGGAAATCCATTGCAATATCATTAGATATTTCCCTTTCTTTGCTGTAAGGATCTTTATTCCCAGTTTCTTGCTTTATGGTTCTGTGAACCTCAGTGCCTATAACATTGGATACAGCCCCAATATGGAAATTTTCTGAAACAATTTTCACCACTTTTTCGGTGACTTCCATCTTTAATGAATCATTGTTGGTTGCAAGATCTAATGCTTCTCTTGTCTGTCTTAAAAAACATGCTGCACATTCATAGTGAACTTTCATATTATCTCCAAATAGTTTAACATTTTAATAAATTCATTAGTTAATTCAATAAATAAAATGATCAGGTAGAATAATTTTTATATAATTTGTGGAACTGGTGCAAGACAAAGTATGAAAATTATTAACATGACAACAGCCAGGATCTTCCTGCTTACTGTCAACTTGGAAACATTATCTAGTGCACCAGGATGTCTTCTGTTTAATACCAATATCAACATCATAAGTAAGGCCATTGGTATCCATCCAAGTAAAAATGTAACAAATACACCAACTATAGATATTATTCTGTGAATTTTTTCAGTGAACAGCGACCTTACTATATGTCCTCCATCCAAAAAGGCCACAGGCATTAGGTTAAGAAGTGTAACTATTATTCCAACCCAACCTGCAAATGCAATTGGATGAAACTGCAGTTCATATCCTGAAGGTATATTCGGTGCTAAAAAGTACATTAATATACTCATAATAGGTGGTGGATAAAAAATCATAGACCCTGATATTACAGGAGTAATTTTCGACAGGTATATTCCAATTACAAGGACGGGGACTGCTATAATAATACCTGCAAGTGGCCCACTGAATCCCAAGTCAAAAAGGGAATTTTTATTAGGTATGGGGGATTTAACATTTATTACTGCACCAAATGTCCCTATAAAAGTCGGAGCAGGTACAAAATAGGGTAATGTGGATTGTACATTGTGTTTTCTAGCTGCATAATAATGAGCTGTTTCATGTACTCCGAGTATTCCTAATAATGCTACAGCAAATGCTATTCCATCCCATATGTTACCACCAGCAACATTATAACCTGCAAATATCGTGGTTGCTACTGTTGCAATGAATAGAATTATGTTTATATGGATACGGGATTCACTCTTCTCTTTTTTACTAGCAATTCCTATTGTGTATCTTCCTTCAACACTTTCAATGAACGGAATGTAACCTACTTTATTTAGATCCTTTATTAATTTCGAAAAGTTATTGTAATCATAATTTTTAACAGTAAAAAAAGATCCTTTTGGTGTTGTATGAAATCCAGTTATTTTGAAGTACCTTGATATATATTCCTCAATTAGATCATAGTCTTTCAAAGATTTACATCCCCAATTTATAAAATTTGATCTTCTTAGTTGAATGTTTAATTTAAACTAATAACTCATCCACCATAAATAACTTGTATAACTTCTATTAAGTCCCCTTCTTCAACCAGTTCTTCATCAATTACTATACAATTATTTTTTTTAACAACAACTGTTTCTGATGCAATATCAATATCATTGAGGAGATCTTTAATAGTATTATTCTCATTAATTTCAATTAACTCTTCTCTTTCACCAATAACCAACTTTATTTGCATGAATTTTCTCCTTTATTCAAAATATTCATAAATATCTAAATATATTTTTTAGAAGCTCTCTTTTATATTAAGAATAATCTTTTAATATAAATTATATTTAATAATAAATTTATTTTTGGAAAAATTTGATTGTATTAATCTACTTCAGATTCTTCCCATGATTCTAAAAAGCTGCATACTTTACAAAGGCGTGCTGCACTTGGTTCCCCACATTTTTCACATCCCCTCACTAAGGACTCTGTAGAAAATTCCTTTTTCAAAACAGGTTTCATCTTATCAAAACCTCTTAATGTAGAGTACATTATGGTTGGATGTTCATTTGATAGTTGTTTTAAGAAACTACCAACTTCTGCGCGGAATGATTCTCCGGCATATGGGCAGCCTGCAAAGTGTACTTCAAGTTCTTTTGCAATAACATATAATCCAATCTCTTTTTCGGGTATTTCTCGAAGCGGTTTAATTTTTATTGTAAACATCTCATTTTTTGTTTCTGATTTGGGGCCAATTCTTGTTAGATTATGTATGTTCCCTTCAAGGTAACTCATGACAATTGATTGGGTTTCATCGTCAAGATTGTGTCCTGTAGCTATTTTGGTAGCACCTTCTTCTCTTGCAACTCTATTAAATATCCAGCGTCTGAAAACCCCACAATATGTACATGCGTTCCTTCTACCATCTTTAAGAGTATTTTGTGCTATTATATCATCGAGAGTCTTTCCAAAATACTCCTTAAACGTCACAACTCTATGTTCTACACTCAATTTTCTTGCATTTCTAGCAGCAATTTCAACTCCTTCTTCTCTGTAACCATGTATTCCCTCATCTATTGTAACTGCTATAATATCTATAATATTTCTTTTCCGAAGAGAGTTAAGAACATCAAGAAGCATTACGCTATCCTTGCCGCCTGAAAGGCCTAATAATACTTTGTCACCTTTTTCAATAAGCTTATATTTGCGAATATCTTTAATAACTTTATTTTGGGTTGATTTAATAAAGCAGTCTTTACATAATTTCTGACCCGATTGTTTTTTTTTAATTATGATATTGGGATTACCGCATTTATCACATGAATTCATATTTGTTCTCCTAGATTGCACTGTTAAATCAAATTTACTCTAACTTTTGTAATGAAATAATTCTTTTTAATTCATCTAATTATAAATTCTCTTGAAAAGTGGAAAGTCTTGGATATAATTCTTACCAATTTTAGATGCAATTTCCGCTTTTTCAAGCTCTGAACCTAGGTAGGTTGCATGCTCCATTCTTGAAATTAAATTCCGTTTTAATATTTCATCATATACTGCCTTTGCTGTATTTCCCTTTATTGCAATTTGAGGTTCCATTTTTAGATAGTGAATTACTTTTATCTGTTCATCCTCAATCATGATCTTAAAACTGCCTGAAGGATCATGCTTAAATTTATAGTCTTCTACAGCTTGAACAATAGGAATATTAAATTCTTCTGAGATTATATCAGATTTACGCTTGTCTTTAAATAACACGAGATTTATCCCAAGGTCTTTTGGAATAGAATTCCTGTTTTTCGATAAAAACATCATTTTTGAAGAAATTGCAAGTTCTTTAACACTGCCCATAGTTTTTCCACTCTCTTCCGGTGTGAAAAGTACACTTGCACCGAGTTCCATTGCAATACCTGAAAGAAGTGCATTTACTCCAACAGAATCTGCATCTAATAGTTCAGTTACATTACCAACTCCAAAGAATACAGGCTCTCTATTTTTTTCTTTGAATTGTCTACAAGCTAGTATAGAATCCACAATACTTCTGCTGTTAATTGGATCAAGAATAAGATCTGCTAAAACATCAATTTTACTGCATTTCATCCTCATTTCTTCAATGGATTTAACCCTTTCATCAACTGTTTCTGGCACCCAATTTTTACTGTAATCTGTTGGTAGGATAACAGCAGGAATATTCTTATCTTCAATATGGGGGAGAACTTCTTCACAATTACCATGATCCAGACTTAAAACCATATCAACACCAGCTTCAACTGCAGATTTAATCTCTACGGGATTTAAAGTATCAATGCTTATAGCAACATCCAAATGTTCCTTCAGTAGAGTTATCATTTTAGGTATACGTTCCACTTTGGTTTCACCAGCTATCATACCTAAATCAACCATATCCGCTCCGGATTTAACAAAATATTTTGCCCTTTTTAACAGTTCATAATCGCTTAATAAAGGAGCATTAGCTATTTCAGCAAGTACTCTCATAGGAAAATCTTGTCCAACCGGCATTGCACCAACAAGAATATTTTCTGGTTTTTTAAGGAGTTTTTGAATGTTCTTATCATTATTCTCAAATTCTTCAATGAATTTGAAAGCCCTTTTCCGGAGTTCATCTTCGATTAGTTTATCAGCAGGAATACTGGAGGATAGAGTGAGTTTATTGATCATCTCAATGACTATGGCGATGTCTGCTGCATCTTTAGGCCCTTTATACGTATTAATACCCATTTTATCTTTAACGTAATTAACATCTTTCCGTATTAAACCTGGAGTTAATATAATATCAAATGATTTAATGTCAAAGATTGGCTGGTTTGTATTAGAATTATCAGAATGATTTAAACCATATCTTTCAATTTCTTCAACTATCTTTTTGGGGGTTAAAAATGCTGCTATGGGTGTGTTAACTACGTGTACATGCACATCATGCTTGGATTTGGATGATTCTTTTTTTACCAACTGACTTGCTAGTTTTCCTGTGATTATAAGTATTTTCATAAAACGCCCCATTTATTTAATTAACTAAGATCATTTACTATAAGATCGTTACCAACACGTATATATATTACAATTTATAATGATTAACTATGAGGAATGGAGGTATGAGTGATGATTGAAGTTCGCTTTCACGGACGTGGAGGACAGGGTGCAGTTACAGCTGCGGAGATACTTGCAAAGGCCGCTTTTGAAGACGGTAAATACTGTCAGGCGTTCCCATTTTTCGGGGTTGAAAGAAGAGGCGCCCCAGTTATGGCATTTACCAGAATAGATGACCAGCCAATTAGAAGAAGGTATCAAGTTTACAATCCAGACTATGTCGTAGTTCTGGATGATGGGCTTTTAGAAGTCGTGGATGTATTTTCAGGGCTTAAAGATGGAGGAAAAATAATAATAAACACCAATAATGGTGTAGAAACAATTAACGGTGCAGAGATCCACAAAGTTGATGCAACAGGAATAGCACTTGACATTTTGGGTGTTCCAATCGTTAACACCATATTATTAGGAGCATTTGCAGGTGTTACTGGTGCAGTTTCAATCGAATCGATTATAAAAATTATAAAAGAAACCTTCAGCGGAGAAATAGGTGAAAAGAACGCCAAAGCCGCAAAACTAGCTTACGACGCTGCAAAAGAGGGACATTAAATAAATTAATATAATAAAGGTGATTTCATGGTATCAATAGGAGCAGCAGTTAAAGAACCGGGCAGTACCCGTCAAAATAAAACAGGTAGCTGGAGAACATTTAAACCCATTCTTGACAAGGATAAGTGCATAAAATGCGTAAACTGTATAATGTTCTGTCCTGAAGGATGTGTAAACAAGGATTATGACATTGACTACGATTTCTGTAAAGGATGCGGCATATGCGCAGAAGAATGTCCTGTAAAAGCAATAAAAATGGAGAGAGAATAAAATGGTTATTAAAGTGATGTCTGCAAACCAAGCAATTGCAGAAGCAGTCAAACTTGCAAATCCAAAGGTTATTCCAGTTTATCCCATAACACCCCAGACAACCATATCCGAATACCTTGCAAAATATGTTGCTGACGGAGAAATAGATGCAGAGTATATCAGAGTAGAATCAGAGCACAGTGCAATAAGTGCTAGTTTAGGTGCTTCTGGTACCGGTGTAAGGGTATTCACAGCAACATCATCACAGGGACTTGCTTTGATGCATGAAATAATCTTTGCTGCTGCAGGTTTAAGATTACCTGTGGTTATGGCTGATGCCAACAGAGCATTATCTGCCCCATTAAGTATTTGGAATGATCAGCAGGATTCAATATCAGAAAGGGATTCAGGCTGGATGCAAATATATGCTGAAAACGGTCAGGAAGCACTTGATTCGATATTGCTGGCCTACCGGATTTCAGAAGATAAAAATGTTCTTCTTCCAAGTATGGTATGTATTGATGGTTTTATATTAACACACACAGTTGATCCTGTTGATGTACCTGAAAAAGAGAAGGTAGAGAAGTTTTTACCCCCATATAAACCAGATCATGCATATCTTGATCCAAAAAGACCAATGTCAATTGGTACATTCACTGACCCTGGCTATTATATGGACGCACGCCACGATATGGAACTGGCAATGGAAAGGGCTCAAAAAATCATAGCCAAAGCTCACACAGAATTTTCGGAGATT
This window contains:
- the porD gene encoding pyruvate synthase subunit PorD, which produces MVSIGAAVKEPGSTRQNKTGSWRTFKPILDKDKCIKCVNCIMFCPEGCVNKDYDIDYDFCKGCGICAEECPVKAIKMERE
- the porA gene encoding pyruvate synthase subunit PorA; the encoded protein is MVIKVMSANQAIAEAVKLANPKVIPVYPITPQTTISEYLAKYVADGEIDAEYIRVESEHSAISASLGASGTGVRVFTATSSQGLALMHEIIFAAAGLRLPVVMADANRALSAPLSIWNDQQDSISERDSGWMQIYAENGQEALDSILLAYRISEDKNVLLPSMVCIDGFILTHTVDPVDVPEKEKVEKFLPPYKPDHAYLDPKRPMSIGTFTDPGYYMDARHDMELAMERAQKIIAKAHTEFSEIFGRDYDFVEKYRSEDADLIIVAMGSICSTIKDVVDELRDAGEKIGLVRVRVFRPFPTNQIYEAIKGASKIGVIDKNVSFSVGGVLTTEIRSKTGLDASGFIVGLGGRDIKPSDIKEIIEKTKNPTKHTQWIGLNKEEL
- a CDS encoding dihydropteroate synthase-like protein is translated as MKILIITGKLASQLVKKESSKSKHDVHVHVVNTPIAAFLTPKKIVEEIERYGLNHSDNSNTNQPIFDIKSFDIILTPGLIRKDVNYVKDKMGINTYKGPKDAADIAIVIEMINKLTLSSSIPADKLIEDELRKRAFKFIEEFENNDKNIQKLLKKPENILVGAMPVGQDFPMRVLAEIANAPLLSDYELLKRAKYFVKSGADMVDLGMIAGETKVERIPKMITLLKEHLDVAISIDTLNPVEIKSAVEAGVDMVLSLDHGNCEEVLPHIEDKNIPAVILPTDYSKNWVPETVDERVKSIEEMRMKCSKIDVLADLILDPINSRSIVDSILACRQFKEKNREPVFFGVGNVTELLDADSVGVNALLSGIAMELGASVLFTPEESGKTMGSVKELAISSKMMFLSKNRNSIPKDLGINLVLFKDKRKSDIISEEFNIPIVQAVEDYKFKHDPSGSFKIMIEDEQIKVIHYLKMEPQIAIKGNTAKAVYDEILKRNLISRMEHATYLGSELEKAEIASKIGKNYIQDFPLFKRIYN
- the porC gene encoding pyruvate synthase subunit PorC, whose protein sequence is MIEVRFHGRGGQGAVTAAEILAKAAFEDGKYCQAFPFFGVERRGAPVMAFTRIDDQPIRRRYQVYNPDYVVVLDDGLLEVVDVFSGLKDGGKIIINTNNGVETINGAEIHKVDATGIALDILGVPIVNTILLGAFAGVTGAVSIESIIKIIKETFSGEIGEKNAKAAKLAYDAAKEGH